One Marispirochaeta aestuarii genomic window, TGCAGACAAGGCATTCCAGCCCACGCTATTGTGATTATCATGCCTTTGTCGTGGCCGGTCATAGCGATTACCCCACACATCGTAGCAGTATTCTTCCCGCTGGTTCCCCCGCTCATCGGTGATCCCGATTACCGATCCCAGTATATCATGCAGGTAATAGTCCTTGTCTTTACAGCGCAGGCGTCCCCAGCTGCTTTCGGCAAACTCCTTTC contains:
- a CDS encoding RHS repeat domain-containing protein — its product is KEFAESSWGRLRCKDKDYYLHDILGSVIGITDERGNQREEYCYDVWGNRYDRPRQRHDNHNSVGWNALSATLFGFNGKKFDPKVGLYDYGFRDYKPDINRWTTIDPIRSGKNWYAYVGSPEKLSFPVYTAIMTGF